In the genome of Nasonia vitripennis strain AsymCx chromosome 1 unlocalized genomic scaffold, Nvit_psr_1.1 chr1_random0012, whole genome shotgun sequence, one region contains:
- the LOC107982025 gene encoding uncharacterized protein LOC107982025, producing MNWSENSDSENKITFFNHDVLEKCRHILKIRVTCKLKYNEVHLPGSPNNIDGYHTNCYSNFTAVKRNYVDKYNALNLPEPDLPNDESSSASQATLSCQPSTSSSANSESTASSSESQSTLPCHSSTSNENVQNLEEGVDSDNVVCFFCDKSRKIHNYKVVPIVKCDCKLPILIEKIVTHAIALNDKQILTKIENARSKNVISYHNMCQLNYFKQLVSKSIQKSEWHAIRDIHVIIDNEIYDLISNNTIANKECYSLKYLVEYAKNALYKLGVDNYESYESSLTSTYLLEKLKKKFGD from the exons ATGAACTGGAGTGAGAACAGTGatagtgaaaataaaatcacgTTTTTCAATCATGACGTTTTGGAAAAATGCAgacatattttgaaaattcgtgTGACTTGTAAGCTAAAGTATAATGAAGTTCATTTACCGGGATCACCGAATAACATCGACGGGTACCATACGAATTGTTACAGTAATTTCACTGCTGTTAAAAGGAATTATGTTGACAAATATAATGCATTGAATTTACCAGAGCCTGATCTCC CTAATGACGAATCATCTTCTGCAAGTCAAGCTACACTGTCTTGTCAACCAAGCACGAGTTCGTCAG CTAATAGTGAATCGACTGCTTCGTCATCTGAGAGTCAAAGTACACTGCCTTGTCATTCCAGCACAAGTAACG AAAATGTTCAAAACTTGGAAGAAGGAGTAGATAGCGACAATGtagtttgttttttttgtgataaatcgCGTAAAATTCACAACTACAAAGTAGTTCCAATTGTCAAATGTGATTGTAAATTGCCAATATTAATCGAAAAAATCGTTACACATGCCATTGCTCTAAACGATAAACAGATATTaactaaaattgaaaatgccCGGTCGAAAAATGTCATTTCTTATCACAATATGtgtcaattaaattattttaagcaaCTTGTATCTAAATCTATTCAAAAATCAGAGTGGCATGCTATACGAGATATTCATGTCATAATCGACAATGAAATTTATGATTTAATATCAAATAATACGATAGCAAACAAGGAGTGCTATTCATTGAAATATCTTGTTGAGTATGCCAAAAATGCTTTGTATAAGTTAGGTGTAGATAATTACGAATCTTACGAATCAAGCTTAACGAGCACTTATTTGTtagagaaattaaaaaaaaaatttggcgATTAG